One window from the genome of Synechococcus sp. PROS-7-1 encodes:
- a CDS encoding S8 family serine peptidase, producing MSAPQFRVSPGFVEEEKINLYEYYNTAQKLGDGFHYIPFQVDATSNIFATLEGLPADFDLYLGAINPSNDVPDFWRNGTPVVYNSSTNPGRESETIFAQLQPGKYWLQIKFNTPPSNYDLLQQPFTWKIDASTFDETRTLSNDPYLKNQWHLFNTGISGNFAGQTRATQWIASPNADIRAPEAWTLSHDASDIIIAIIDEGFDTQHPDLIDNLWTNPREIPGNDNDDDDNGFKDDVHGWNFVDNSPNVVANDNNQHGTNVAGIAGAKGNNGIGVSGVAWDTQLMTLDVFGGGKGADDKNIANAIVYAVKNGAKVINMSLGGNQKLSPEQSIDEIDQELEKAFEFAYANDVFISIAAGNEGAQYENRNKWNDIGNLDVYSTTPAVSANKFGNIAQVASTNAQDLRSSFSNYGRSITISAPGGDGSSVIVDKDQNGQSIYQELPDTEILSTMPVGTGINGSDYGFMAGTSQAAPVIAGMAALIRAQSDSITAPETLAILRAGAVKNQRLEPYVDQGYQANLYESLEIAQQWQGPSSLTQIGQDQAPVFNLSYLTAAQRLIGEASVTRDAENDVIIGFYQVQDTDGTVFDALGNPVQPGDADYAYYALSPLNIVDEITNVNVANGQTQKLGYELTDASYLAPYAISDGNTWFAWSEANADGMEHFKMLGANKIGLEDLFGGGDQDFNDMVFDFVAQQIL from the coding sequence ATGTCAGCCCCACAGTTCAGAGTATCACCTGGCTTCGTTGAAGAAGAGAAAATAAATTTATACGAGTATTATAATACCGCGCAGAAATTAGGAGATGGTTTCCACTATATTCCATTCCAAGTCGATGCCACTAGCAATATATTCGCAACTCTTGAAGGGCTACCCGCGGATTTCGATCTCTACTTGGGGGCAATCAACCCCAGCAACGATGTCCCAGATTTTTGGAGAAATGGCACCCCTGTAGTTTACAATAGTTCTACAAATCCCGGAAGAGAGTCCGAGACAATTTTTGCGCAACTCCAGCCAGGTAAATACTGGCTGCAAATCAAATTTAATACACCACCTTCAAACTATGATTTGCTTCAACAGCCTTTCACATGGAAAATCGATGCAAGCACATTTGACGAGACGAGAACTCTTAGCAACGATCCTTACCTAAAAAATCAATGGCACCTCTTCAATACGGGAATTAGTGGCAACTTCGCTGGCCAAACCAGAGCTACACAGTGGATCGCAAGCCCCAACGCTGACATCAGAGCCCCAGAAGCATGGACGCTGTCCCATGACGCATCCGATATCATTATCGCTATCATTGATGAGGGTTTTGACACCCAACATCCCGATCTTATTGACAACCTTTGGACCAATCCGCGTGAAATTCCTGGCAATGACAATGATGACGACGATAACGGTTTCAAAGATGATGTTCATGGGTGGAATTTTGTAGACAACTCGCCCAATGTCGTAGCTAATGATAATAACCAACACGGCACTAATGTTGCAGGCATTGCAGGGGCGAAAGGCAACAATGGTATTGGCGTCTCCGGCGTAGCATGGGATACTCAACTCATGACACTGGATGTATTCGGCGGCGGAAAGGGCGCCGATGATAAAAATATTGCTAATGCAATTGTGTATGCCGTCAAGAATGGCGCTAAAGTTATCAATATGTCACTCGGCGGGAATCAAAAACTGAGCCCCGAGCAGTCGATCGATGAAATAGATCAAGAGCTCGAGAAGGCTTTTGAATTCGCCTACGCTAATGATGTTTTTATTTCAATCGCAGCAGGGAATGAAGGTGCCCAGTATGAAAACAGGAACAAATGGAACGACATTGGCAATCTGGATGTTTACTCCACCACTCCAGCCGTGTCTGCCAATAAATTTGGCAACATCGCGCAAGTGGCATCAACTAATGCGCAGGATCTAAGATCCAGCTTTAGTAACTACGGTCGTTCCATCACTATCAGTGCACCTGGTGGAGATGGGAGCAGTGTAATTGTCGATAAAGACCAAAATGGTCAATCAATCTATCAGGAATTACCTGATACAGAAATCCTAAGCACCATGCCTGTTGGCACAGGTATAAACGGAAGCGATTACGGCTTCATGGCTGGCACCTCTCAGGCGGCTCCAGTCATTGCCGGCATGGCGGCCTTGATCCGAGCGCAAAGCGATTCAATTACAGCCCCTGAAACTCTGGCGATTTTGCGTGCTGGCGCCGTTAAAAATCAACGCCTCGAACCTTACGTTGATCAAGGTTATCAAGCCAATCTTTATGAATCACTTGAAATTGCGCAGCAATGGCAAGGGCCAAGCTCATTGACACAGATTGGCCAAGATCAAGCGCCAGTATTCAATCTCTCTTATCTAACAGCTGCTCAGCGGCTGATCGGCGAGGCATCCGTAACACGAGATGCCGAAAACGATGTCATCATTGGATTTTATCAGGTTCAAGACACTGATGGCACCGTTTTCGATGCCCTAGGAAATCCAGTACAACCTGGAGATGCTGACTACGCATATTACGCACTCAGTCCTCTAAATATCGTGGACGAGATCACCAATGTAAACGTTGCAAATGGTCAAACGCAAAAGCTTGGTTATGAATTGACTGATGCAAGCTATCTTGCTCCTTATGCAATCTCGGATGGCAATACTTGGTTTGCCTGGAGCGAGGCCAATGCCGATGGCATGGAGCATTTTAAGATGCTAGGTGCCAACAAAATTGGCCTGGAAGATCTGTTTGGAGGTGGCGATCAGGATTTCAATGACATGGTCTTTGACTTTGTCGCTCAGCAAATCCTCTAA
- a CDS encoding cation:proton antiporter produces the protein MNALLAAAAPSGASIAHLTHHPLGIFALLVAIAMLVPPIFRKTGLPDLVGLLIAGMLVGPNALNWLQPNGETITLFSDIGAIYLLFIVGLEIDLDEFNRVKSRSLTLGVLHFLFGMATGISIGLLFNFPMVPSILIGTLIATHTPLGYPIIRSYGAQRDESVIVSIGSTILTDIASLLVLAIAMGLGKGSFSATNLASLIASVSLFAVIVVFSIRTIGGKIFKQSINDENRIFLAVLLTLFVASLGAELAGVEKIAGAFLAGLAINSVLPEGKAKQQVIFVGGALFIPIFFIHLGLLIDFNSLRSSFSSIELTVLMVVGVIACKGLVSVIAGRGFGYNGNQMVMMWSLAMPQVAATLAAAFVGYEAGLLNASVLNGVLAMMVVTASLGPALTARSVTQLVEPEDSIKTSSINTSDERNRSNPEAADFALPVVSRPLKIVVPVANPATEYGLLSMASRLLNGGSSAPGQLLPMALVCPSLEEARGSLNRAVAAARDRLNEAASIGEDLKVPTRCLLRLDEDIAGGMSRSALEQGADLLLIGTGQPDKLRNWLFGDLVDGVCRTAHCPVVVVNLAGQGVDDLQRILVPIKDLSASAREQFELAQRLLASAEGSSGVITLLHIVDPRFSRHDRQWIERELRRWQPPGESGERIRIDLAPGPGIEQTIQHSSRHHDLVILRSQRRRVAGLPIPASDRTSNLVNQLKCASLVISDPLL, from the coding sequence ATGAACGCCTTGCTCGCTGCAGCAGCGCCATCGGGCGCATCAATCGCCCATCTGACGCATCACCCACTCGGCATCTTTGCCCTGCTGGTGGCGATCGCCATGCTTGTGCCACCGATCTTCCGGAAAACAGGCCTGCCTGATCTGGTCGGCCTCCTGATTGCCGGGATGCTTGTTGGGCCCAATGCCCTGAATTGGCTGCAGCCCAATGGCGAAACGATCACCCTCTTTTCCGACATTGGCGCCATCTACCTCCTCTTCATTGTCGGACTAGAGATTGATCTAGACGAGTTTAATCGGGTTAAAAGTCGCTCATTAACGCTGGGAGTTCTCCACTTCCTATTTGGCATGGCCACAGGGATTTCCATTGGCCTTTTATTCAACTTTCCGATGGTTCCCTCCATTTTAATAGGAACCTTAATTGCCACTCATACCCCACTAGGCTACCCAATCATCCGCAGCTATGGCGCACAGCGCGATGAGTCAGTCATTGTCAGCATTGGAAGCACAATCCTCACTGACATCGCATCTCTATTGGTCCTGGCAATCGCGATGGGACTTGGCAAGGGTTCATTCTCAGCCACAAACCTCGCCTCACTGATTGCCAGCGTCAGCCTCTTTGCGGTCATCGTCGTCTTCAGCATCCGAACGATCGGAGGAAAAATTTTCAAACAGAGCATCAACGACGAAAACAGAATATTTCTCGCCGTCCTGCTCACTCTTTTCGTTGCTTCCCTTGGCGCCGAGCTCGCTGGAGTCGAAAAAATTGCAGGCGCATTCCTTGCCGGTCTTGCCATTAACTCTGTCCTTCCAGAAGGAAAGGCAAAACAACAAGTCATTTTTGTTGGCGGGGCTTTATTCATCCCGATCTTCTTCATTCACCTTGGATTACTGATTGATTTCAACAGCCTGCGAAGCAGTTTCAGCAGCATTGAATTAACGGTTCTCATGGTGGTTGGAGTGATTGCCTGCAAGGGCCTCGTCAGCGTCATTGCCGGGCGAGGCTTTGGCTACAACGGCAACCAGATGGTCATGATGTGGTCCTTAGCCATGCCACAGGTCGCCGCCACACTTGCTGCGGCTTTCGTTGGCTATGAGGCAGGCCTTCTGAATGCGTCAGTTCTCAATGGCGTTCTCGCCATGATGGTCGTCACGGCATCTCTTGGGCCGGCATTGACAGCCCGTTCGGTCACCCAGCTGGTTGAACCCGAAGACAGCATCAAAACATCATCAATCAACACGTCAGACGAGCGGAACCGATCGAATCCGGAAGCGGCCGATTTCGCGCTGCCAGTGGTCAGCCGCCCCTTGAAAATTGTTGTTCCCGTGGCGAATCCCGCCACCGAATATGGGCTCCTGAGCATGGCGTCCCGTCTTCTGAACGGGGGCTCAAGCGCTCCGGGCCAGCTTCTGCCGATGGCTCTGGTTTGCCCGAGCCTGGAGGAGGCACGCGGAAGTCTCAATCGGGCTGTTGCTGCCGCCAGAGATCGCCTCAACGAGGCCGCCTCGATCGGAGAGGACCTGAAGGTGCCCACTCGCTGCCTGCTGAGGCTTGACGAAGACATCGCCGGTGGCATGAGCAGAAGTGCCTTGGAACAGGGAGCGGATCTCCTTCTGATCGGCACAGGCCAACCCGACAAGCTCCGCAACTGGTTATTCGGCGATCTAGTCGATGGCGTCTGCCGCACAGCTCACTGCCCTGTGGTGGTTGTGAATCTGGCCGGGCAGGGCGTCGATGATCTTCAACGGATCCTGGTGCCGATCAAAGACCTCTCCGCCAGCGCACGGGAGCAGTTCGAACTCGCTCAACGCCTGCTGGCGAGCGCCGAAGGGAGCTCTGGAGTGATCACACTCCTGCACATCGTTGACCCTCGCTTTAGCCGCCACGACCGCCAATGGATTGAGCGCGAGCTCCGTCGCTGGCAGCCTCCAGGTGAGTCGGGAGAGCGAATTCGCATTGATCTTGCTCCTGGCCCAGGAATCGAGCAGACCATCCAGCATTCAAGTCGGCACCACGACCTTGTGATCCTGCGCTCTCAGCGACGCCGCGTTGCCGGTTTGCCGATCCCCGCCAGTGACCGCACCAGCAATCTGGTGAATCAGCTGAAATGCGCATCCCTGGTGATCAGCGACCCCCTGCTCTGA
- a CDS encoding NHLP bacteriocin system secretion protein, with protein sequence MTTSSRVEQLRGRWNGLSEHQQVGASLIGVGGLFGLWLLFWPVPTQVEGQGVLIYPDNAGILNARSGGQVLSIDTKVGDRVRQGQVLMTLYLPVLERQLDQQQGNLEQLIRQNEELNQRDALRIATAKAALDTALAKLDDDQTRLAQLQSTYTSKLKNLDWLAQRDVVAPLSRAVVSAEQGLTTTSVQLDDIKIQRKDEITQFQQIKLGIETEQLDRTFQIDDLKRQIKVTEAKIAFDGKVIAERSGTVLDLQVIAGQTVKTSDRLGTIGRNQTPAADQRKTGGDLIAVSYFSPADARRLPLGLPVEVVPHWNQRGRFGGIEGRVRSVLTLPATQEDISTTVGNGQLAEELVKDGPVMRAEIELDRVPGSDDGYRWTLSQGSGVFPIRDGLTVDTFAYVEWRSPITYIIPGLRSLTGGFRTFRIDRVWDLPFLRQPGTPQ encoded by the coding sequence ATGACGACATCCAGCCGGGTTGAGCAACTCAGAGGTCGCTGGAATGGCCTCTCGGAGCACCAGCAGGTTGGTGCGTCCCTGATAGGCGTTGGTGGATTGTTTGGCCTCTGGCTGCTGTTCTGGCCTGTTCCCACGCAAGTGGAAGGCCAGGGCGTTTTGATTTACCCCGACAATGCGGGGATCCTTAACGCCCGCTCGGGAGGCCAGGTTCTGAGCATTGACACCAAGGTGGGTGATCGGGTGCGCCAGGGGCAGGTGTTGATGACCTTGTATCTCCCAGTGCTGGAACGACAGCTCGATCAGCAGCAAGGCAACCTCGAGCAGCTGATCCGTCAGAACGAGGAGCTCAACCAACGCGATGCCTTGCGTATCGCCACTGCCAAGGCAGCCTTGGACACAGCTCTCGCCAAGCTCGATGACGATCAGACAAGGCTGGCTCAGCTGCAATCCACCTACACCAGCAAGCTCAAGAATCTCGATTGGCTTGCTCAACGCGATGTGGTTGCGCCGCTGTCAAGGGCTGTGGTGTCTGCAGAACAAGGTCTGACAACGACCAGTGTTCAGTTGGATGACATCAAGATTCAGCGCAAGGATGAGATCACACAGTTCCAGCAGATCAAGCTGGGCATCGAAACCGAGCAACTCGATCGAACCTTCCAGATCGACGATCTCAAGCGTCAGATCAAGGTGACCGAAGCCAAGATTGCCTTCGATGGCAAGGTGATCGCCGAGCGCAGTGGAACGGTTCTCGATTTACAGGTCATTGCTGGTCAGACCGTGAAAACCAGTGACCGCCTCGGCACCATCGGCCGAAACCAAACGCCAGCGGCTGATCAACGCAAAACCGGAGGCGATCTGATCGCGGTCTCCTACTTTTCTCCGGCGGATGCCCGTCGTCTCCCGCTCGGGCTTCCAGTGGAAGTGGTTCCGCACTGGAACCAGCGTGGTCGTTTCGGTGGGATCGAAGGCAGAGTGCGCAGCGTGCTTACGCTGCCTGCGACGCAGGAAGACATCTCCACAACCGTGGGCAATGGTCAGCTGGCCGAAGAACTGGTGAAGGATGGGCCGGTGATGCGTGCCGAGATCGAACTCGATCGTGTCCCCGGCAGCGATGATGGCTACCGCTGGACCTTGTCCCAAGGCAGCGGCGTGTTTCCGATCCGCGATGGCCTCACCGTCGATACGTTTGCCTACGTCGAATGGCGATCTCCGATCACCTACATCATTCCCGGCTTGCGCTCGCTGACGGGTGGGTTCCGAACCTTCCGCATCGATCGTGTTTGGGATCTGCCCTTCCTGCGGCAGCCCGGAACTCCACAGTGA
- a CDS encoding FUSC family protein, translating into MSKQPSSARPWVLRSDLRLALITGLGAGFGLLSPLGFGYYIPLTTAAVLSSSYGNSLNLSIQRMLGSVLGVVVLTVFSRGLQMPLALALGLALATIRLLGGALGLQVGYKVAGNIVVMGWIVHEAGQTSWGTARLFWTAVGIVLSLWATRYIWPSNSIPNQNKGLATLLDDLSGEFSLEAERLEQDTPARLSMPYRRERRQELLRQLNAIRTQRQSAQLELGVNPENHPLHELWSELDLLCSQLLSVLDGLRGLAAPIQSPAVIKALHRQEAEVLRQLIVILNTLATDLRQPSLGVNQTLNLVKLSKLNRDLDAASGQLMRSLERETLQDHDAQAIAAARMRQIVLRASLIDHAASALRQCKPGMASSTPVTA; encoded by the coding sequence ATGAGCAAGCAACCCTCTTCAGCCCGTCCCTGGGTCCTTCGCTCCGATCTCCGCCTGGCATTGATCACTGGGTTGGGCGCGGGATTCGGACTGCTCAGCCCGCTCGGCTTTGGTTATTACATCCCCCTGACAACCGCAGCGGTTTTATCGAGCAGCTACGGCAACTCCCTGAATCTCAGCATCCAACGGATGCTCGGCAGTGTACTGGGGGTTGTGGTGCTCACCGTTTTTTCCCGTGGCCTTCAGATGCCCCTCGCTCTGGCGCTCGGCTTGGCTCTAGCGACGATACGTCTACTGGGTGGAGCTCTCGGTCTGCAGGTTGGCTACAAGGTGGCCGGCAATATCGTGGTCATGGGCTGGATTGTCCATGAAGCTGGGCAAACCAGCTGGGGAACAGCACGCCTGTTCTGGACGGCGGTCGGCATTGTTCTGTCGCTTTGGGCCACCCGCTACATCTGGCCCAGCAACAGCATCCCCAACCAGAACAAGGGCTTAGCCACGTTGTTGGATGACCTCAGTGGAGAGTTTTCTCTTGAGGCCGAGCGTCTTGAACAAGACACACCAGCTCGGTTGTCGATGCCCTACCGCCGGGAACGTCGCCAGGAGTTGCTTAGGCAGCTCAACGCCATTCGTACCCAGCGACAAAGCGCGCAACTCGAGCTTGGAGTCAATCCCGAAAATCACCCACTGCATGAGCTCTGGAGCGAACTGGATCTTCTTTGCTCCCAACTGCTGTCTGTTCTGGATGGGCTTCGCGGTCTGGCTGCCCCGATTCAGTCCCCAGCAGTGATCAAAGCGTTGCATCGGCAAGAGGCTGAGGTTCTGCGCCAACTGATCGTCATCCTTAACACCCTGGCCACGGATCTGCGCCAACCATCTTTGGGAGTGAACCAGACTCTCAATCTGGTCAAGCTCAGCAAGCTCAACCGCGACCTGGATGCCGCTTCAGGCCAGTTGATGAGGAGTCTTGAAAGAGAGACACTCCAGGACCACGACGCCCAAGCGATCGCTGCAGCAAGAATGCGACAAATTGTTCTGCGTGCCTCACTGATCGATCACGCAGCTTCAGCACTTCGCCAATGCAAACCAGGAATGGCCAGCTCAACGCCTGTCACTGCTTAA
- a CDS encoding aromatic acid exporter family protein: MDGNLLRQSLRLGLSILITCAIAQHFQRITYLWYPLLAVITVVDDQDENSLQAARGRMLGTAVGGLVTFLVHTILSGWIGILVSLLITIPVLRRMGWSSGLSTAVVVTVMFLGIDAYTQLNWSYVFNRSLDTLVGIAVALVMGRLLWPKNRLARMQELHQKLETTLHQRLKAHSSALKGEGPTPPAINTESVTKQLLELQRLINVENSLGVGHVRTLKRLRWAQRMSLWRCLQVRWLLVERLIQRVHQDLGTDTLPELSHYLSEHLSQQGARAEALKLELSGSSLPLPQRIALEEQVTRFLRLIHSQQLLERAHQP, from the coding sequence TTGGACGGAAATCTGCTGCGACAAAGTCTTCGACTGGGTCTCAGCATCCTGATCACCTGTGCGATTGCCCAGCATTTTCAACGCATCACCTATCTCTGGTACCCCTTGCTGGCCGTCATCACCGTGGTCGATGACCAGGATGAAAACAGCCTGCAAGCTGCACGGGGCAGGATGCTCGGCACAGCCGTTGGAGGCCTTGTCACCTTTCTGGTCCATACCATCCTCTCGGGCTGGATCGGAATCCTTGTGAGCTTGCTGATCACCATTCCCGTGCTCAGACGCATGGGTTGGTCGAGTGGGCTCTCAACGGCCGTTGTGGTGACGGTGATGTTTCTCGGCATCGACGCCTACACCCAACTCAACTGGAGCTACGTGTTCAACCGCAGCCTCGACACGCTCGTAGGCATCGCGGTGGCGCTGGTGATGGGACGACTGCTCTGGCCCAAGAATCGTTTGGCCCGCATGCAGGAGTTGCATCAGAAACTTGAAACCACGCTGCATCAACGGCTCAAGGCTCACAGCAGCGCACTCAAGGGAGAAGGTCCTACGCCTCCAGCAATCAACACAGAATCAGTCACCAAGCAGCTTCTGGAACTGCAACGCCTGATCAACGTTGAAAACAGTCTCGGGGTCGGGCATGTCCGCACGCTGAAACGGTTGCGCTGGGCTCAGAGGATGAGCCTCTGGCGATGTCTACAGGTGCGCTGGCTTTTGGTGGAACGGCTCATCCAGCGCGTGCATCAGGACTTGGGCACGGACACGCTCCCCGAGCTGAGTCACTACCTGAGCGAGCACCTGAGTCAGCAGGGAGCCCGAGCAGAAGCGCTGAAATTGGAGTTGAGCGGATCCTCGCTACCGCTTCCTCAACGCATCGCCCTGGAAGAGCAGGTCACACGTTTCCTGCGACTGATCCACAGCCAACAGCTCCTCGAGCGAGCCCATCAGCCATGA
- a CDS encoding LCP family protein, giving the protein MNDRQRVGTKTLLTAAVAGLTGGFLLAIPLSRALMPEADVPPLIPVSNPFSAWSVFDNREVLVLGVDEGGGNTDAIFTVRLEAGRTSITQIPRDSYIDSRSFGPLKANALFARGGADAVKKELSRLMGRPIDHHILVNLEGIRTLSKLVGGVEVDVPKRLYYRDNSQGLLIDLQPGRQVLSGRELEGFLRWRHDGEGDLGRLERQKLVLKSLFSTLTKPQHLVKLPALINAAGRNLDTDLGAMELGGLITAMGLTELETERLPARPFSRNGISYLETEWPGERPRGSDATESSSWRYRFLF; this is encoded by the coding sequence ATGAACGACCGGCAACGCGTCGGAACCAAAACCCTCCTTACGGCAGCAGTCGCAGGGCTGACCGGAGGATTTCTGCTGGCGATACCGCTGAGCCGGGCCCTGATGCCGGAAGCAGACGTCCCGCCACTGATTCCGGTGAGCAATCCCTTCTCTGCCTGGTCTGTCTTCGACAATCGCGAAGTCCTGGTTCTGGGAGTGGATGAAGGAGGCGGAAACACTGACGCCATTTTCACCGTGAGGCTCGAGGCGGGCCGAACCTCCATCACCCAGATTCCAAGGGACAGCTATATCGATTCACGCAGCTTCGGGCCGCTCAAGGCCAATGCCCTGTTTGCCCGTGGTGGTGCAGATGCCGTGAAAAAGGAGCTCTCACGGCTGATGGGACGTCCGATCGACCATCACATCCTTGTCAATCTTGAAGGGATCCGCACCCTGAGCAAGCTGGTTGGCGGCGTTGAGGTGGATGTTCCGAAGCGGCTTTACTACCGAGACAACAGCCAAGGATTGCTGATCGATCTGCAGCCAGGCCGCCAGGTGCTCAGCGGCCGTGAACTGGAAGGATTCCTGCGCTGGCGCCATGACGGGGAAGGAGACCTCGGACGACTCGAACGCCAAAAGCTAGTTCTCAAGAGCCTGTTCAGCACCCTGACGAAACCCCAACATCTGGTGAAGCTCCCAGCGCTGATCAACGCGGCAGGCCGCAATCTCGACACCGATCTCGGCGCAATGGAACTGGGGGGGTTGATCACAGCGATGGGACTCACCGAACTAGAAACAGAACGGCTGCCGGCACGGCCTTTCTCTCGCAACGGCATCAGTTATCTGGAGACGGAGTGGCCGGGCGAGCGGCCCCGGGGCAGCGATGCCACCGAATCCAGCAGTTGGCGCTACCGCTTTCTGTTCTGA
- a CDS encoding TolC family protein — MHFGRIKDMQCQDSSLLRIAIRGTLLIPLIGGVLPAIVRSAPLPSSAAAPPLNLGGSTLQLERSWERLNQQLDSLDTLLGPAPALDASDDLLTPELPANLMDANRPAEGPLLDDNSRPENPLALPGSASKDTPVQSVSLEQAVAIAFRNNPSLQVQRDRIEAQAARVASLAGTYWPTISVFADAEGFQSGSTTYSPYANNSFGFGALFAEKGQTPNLALTTNGTSVSAEQDGPFFVPAGGGLYAVANGVESQAGLELNYAVIDFARTPRVRAAEARLEQFQQQYANQLRTLQLEVSEAYYQLQLNEQLVRIRDAVVRTDLIVLEDTLNLKQAGLVPRVDLLRRSATLATDQEDLIQALADRAVSRRALWSVLNLPADVIPSAADPINLSPAWPLNLEQTLLAAYENNPELDAILATRRALALRQDETAAQLLPQLSLFASVGGLASVERIFNFSLIGDGCCGATFLPLEQVAGYDWSIGLAFNWMIFNAGVTSNAVKALSIQEQAATQAYAATRNAIRLRLERAFLNHEASLAKLLSARRAVGASKEAFRDSTLRYKTGLANEVDLSVTQTQLVNSLVNRLVATVDVNVTYAQLLRELLPVPRNPKQAVPATLTLEESSLRSAPWP, encoded by the coding sequence ATGCATTTCGGCAGGATCAAGGACATGCAATGTCAGGACAGTTCCTTGCTCAGGATTGCCATCCGAGGAACCCTTCTGATCCCACTGATCGGAGGCGTCCTCCCTGCCATTGTTCGCTCTGCCCCATTACCCTCGAGCGCTGCTGCACCGCCCCTCAATCTGGGCGGCAGCACGCTGCAACTGGAGCGCAGCTGGGAACGCCTCAATCAACAGCTCGACAGCCTCGACACCCTGCTCGGACCTGCACCAGCGCTGGACGCAAGCGATGACCTCCTGACCCCGGAGTTACCCGCCAATCTGATGGACGCCAACCGACCGGCGGAGGGTCCGTTGCTGGACGACAACAGTCGGCCGGAGAATCCCCTGGCCTTGCCGGGAAGCGCCAGTAAAGACACCCCCGTGCAATCGGTCTCCCTGGAGCAGGCAGTCGCCATTGCCTTCCGAAACAACCCTTCCCTGCAGGTCCAGCGGGATCGGATCGAAGCGCAGGCCGCCAGGGTGGCGTCGCTGGCCGGCACCTACTGGCCCACGATCAGTGTGTTTGCCGACGCTGAAGGATTCCAAAGCGGCAGCACGACTTATTCGCCCTACGCCAACAACTCGTTTGGGTTCGGAGCTTTGTTCGCCGAAAAAGGACAGACACCGAATCTTGCCCTCACCACCAATGGCACATCGGTCAGTGCTGAGCAGGACGGCCCCTTTTTCGTTCCTGCCGGCGGCGGTCTCTATGCCGTAGCCAACGGAGTGGAATCCCAGGCTGGACTGGAACTGAATTATGCAGTGATCGATTTCGCGCGCACCCCCAGGGTGCGCGCCGCGGAAGCCAGGCTGGAACAGTTCCAACAGCAATACGCCAACCAGCTTCGGACCCTGCAGTTGGAAGTCAGCGAGGCCTATTACCAGCTTCAACTCAATGAGCAGTTGGTGCGCATTCGCGACGCCGTGGTGAGAACAGATCTGATCGTGTTGGAAGACACCCTGAATCTCAAACAGGCTGGCCTGGTGCCACGCGTAGACCTGCTGCGACGCAGTGCCACTCTTGCCACAGATCAGGAAGATCTCATCCAGGCTCTTGCTGATCGCGCGGTCTCCAGACGGGCTCTCTGGAGCGTGCTCAATCTGCCTGCTGATGTGATTCCCAGCGCCGCTGACCCGATCAACCTCTCACCGGCCTGGCCTCTAAATCTCGAACAGACGCTCCTGGCTGCTTATGAGAACAACCCAGAACTCGACGCGATTCTTGCCACAAGGCGGGCACTGGCCTTGCGCCAGGACGAGACTGCGGCCCAGCTGCTTCCCCAGCTCAGCCTCTTTGCCTCCGTTGGCGGACTCGCCTCTGTGGAGCGCATCTTCAACTTTTCACTCATCGGTGACGGCTGCTGTGGTGCCACATTTCTGCCTCTGGAACAGGTCGCCGGATACGACTGGTCGATCGGTCTGGCGTTCAACTGGATGATCTTCAATGCCGGCGTCACCTCCAATGCCGTCAAAGCGCTGTCCATCCAGGAACAAGCCGCAACCCAGGCCTATGCGGCCACTCGCAATGCCATCCGCTTGCGCCTTGAACGGGCCTTCTTGAACCATGAGGCCAGCCTTGCCAAGCTGCTTTCAGCGCGTCGTGCCGTTGGAGCCAGCAAGGAAGCCTTCCGTGACAGCACCCTTCGCTACAAAACAGGCCTGGCCAATGAAGTGGATCTGTCCGTCACCCAAACCCAGCTGGTGAACTCCCTGGTCAATCGCCTGGTCGCCACCGTGGATGTGAATGTCACCTATGCCCAGCTGCTTAGGGAACTACTTCCCGTGCCTCGCAACCCGAAGCAGGCCGTTCCAGCAACCCTCACCCTCGAGGAGTCGTCGCTTCGGTCAGCTCCCTGGCCTTGA